TATTTCCATACAGTTGGCTATCCAGCAAGCCCGCGTTCACTGCGCTTCGGAGTCTCATGGAACTTCTATGACTAGTTAATGCATTGGCATTCCGATTATTCTGATTAAATTCGCAGGTTGATTTTTCTGTTGAACTTAAAGGGTTTTTATGAGAAAGGTTTACAGTTCGCTAATCCTCCTGCTTATTCTGGTGTTTACTGGAGCATGCAATAGTGGTGGCCAGAAGAAGGGTGGAAAGGAAGCTGCACAAAAGGTACCAGACCTTGAGGAGATATTGACCGCGGGAAAGATCAGGGTGGTGACTAACTACAACTCGACAAATTACTTCGTTTACAAAGGACAGCCTATGGGCTACCAGTTTGAACTCCTTCAGGAGTTTGCCACCTTTATCGGTGTCAAACTGGAAGTCACAGTCAACAATGACCTGCAGACAAATTTTGAGGCATTGCAAAACGGACTTATTGATATCATAGCCAGCAACCTCCCCGTTATGCGTGAGAGTGAGGATTATATAGCCTATACCGCACCTCACAGCTTCAGCAGACAGGTTCTTGTTCAACAGGCCTATAGTTCCGATCAGAAAGGTTCAAATAATATTCAGTACAATACACTTATCAGAAATCAGCTTGATTTAGCCGGTAAGAGTATCTATGTACAGAAGGGGTCTGCCTATGTGCAACGATTGCGTAACCTGGCAAATGAGATTGGAGACAGCATTCATATAGTCGAGATACCCGACTATGAAGTGGAGCAACTTGTCGAACTTGTTGCTGCAGGAGAGATTCCTTATACTGTCTGTGATGAGAATCTTGCCATAGTCAATCTGAATTTTTATCCCAATCTGGATGTTGAAACTCCCGTGAGTTTCCCTCAGAAGCAAGCCTGGGCAGTCAACAAGAATGCGCCGGAGCTGCTAAATGCGATTAACAACTGGATGGTTAGTTTTACCCAGACACCTCGTTATCAGCGTATTTATCAAAAGTATTTTCTCAATAAGCGTTCTATTCACCTTGTTGATGCCGGTTTTCACTCAATAAAAGGGGGACAGGTTTCAGTTTACGATGAACTGATTAAGGAGGAGAGCCAGCGCTTTGACATGGATTGGCGTCTGATTGCATCCATAATATATCAGGAGTCACGTTTTATACCTGATGCAGAAAGCTGGGCCGGTGCATTGGGACTTATGCAGTTGATGCCCGAGACAGCCGAGCGTTTTGGAGTCCAGTCAATAACCTCACCAAGAGATAATATAAGGGGTGGTATGCAATTACTTCAATGGCTTGACGAGCGACTTGCCCTGAGAGTGGAGGACAGCAACGAGCGACTTAAGTTTGTTCTGGCTGCATACAATGTGGGCATTGGGCACGTTCTGGATGCTATGAAACTTGCAGAAAAGTACGGTATGAATCCTACGATCTGGAATGATAATGTGGATTTCTTCCTGCTGCATAAGTCAGATCCAAAGTATTACAATGATCCGGTGGTCGAGTTTGGTTATTGCAGGGGAGAGGAACCTTACCAGTATGTCAGAGAGATTCTGGAGAGGTATGACCACTACAAGAATGTAATGCGTTGATCCACGCCGGATATTTTGTATTGAGAGTTTGAATCAGTTCACATATTATCATTGCTGTAGCACCCCAGATGTGCTTTCCACCTGCATTGAAATACGGCATCTCTACCGGGATGCCGGTTGGATGTAGCATAGTATCCGTAACTCTGGGCTGGGTTGCCAGTTCGGTAATATCAGCCTTGAGGACCTCTGCCACCTCTTTGGGATCCGGATTAAACTGAGGGGTATATTTTAGGAAGCCTACCTGTGGATTTACAAAGAAGTTGCTGCGGTCGATATAGATACGACTGAGCTGACCGAGATATTCAACCTCATCAGTGTCTATCCCAAGCTCTTCGCGGGTTTCTCTTAAGGCTGTCTCCCAGTAACTGCTGTCTACATCCTCGCACTTGCCCCCCGGCAGACTTATCTGTCCACTGTGATAACCTGGATAGACGGGCCGTTGAATGAAGGGAATAAGAATTCTGTCTTCGTACGGATATAGCAGGATCAACACACTGCTTTGAATTCCTTTTGACTTGTCGTGGTTCCATGAAAACTCCGGGGCATTATCTGGAAGCATCTTTGCGTGTGCTGCAGGACCCGGAAGCGGAGGCCTCAACGCCTCCTTTAGTATTAGTTTCCATGAAGCCATAGGTTGAGCTTTTGTAGTATCAAACAAATTTACGCAAATCCTCGCAGCTATAAACAAGAAAAGCCACTCTTCTCGTTTGAAGAAATGGCTTTCTTGTCCCACTATTAATTTAAACCTAATTATATTGCAATAAAAAGCATGCCAGAATCATAGTTGTTTGTCACTTTTCTTCTGTTTTTTAAAGATTTGAAAGATACATCCCCTCAAAGGCTTTACTCTCAACATGATTTGCAAGGCCTTGTAAAATGGGAGGAATGGGACCCTGGTTTTCGTGCCTGTTCGGAAACGAACAAACGCTGTACGCTTTCAGTCTAATCAAATTTGATTGCCTTGACAGGGGCTATTTTTGCCGCAAGATAGGAAGGTCCAATCATCATAATGAAGATTGCAAGTATTGCCCCAAGGTTAAGTAAGAGTATATGCGACGGATTTATCAGTATCGGTACAGTGTCCAGAAAGTAGTTGGCTGGGTCGAGCTTGAAGATACCAAACTGCTTCTGAAGCAGCGCTATTGAGAGTCCGGCAATATTTCCCCAGACCAAGCCTCTTATGGCTATGCCCGAGGCCAGGTAAAGGAAAATCTTCCTCAGAGGCATGTCCTGAATACCCATAGCCTTAAGTATACCTATCATATTGGTACGCTCGAGTATAAGTATCAGCAATCCAGATATCATATTGAAACCTGCAATAAGCACTATTAGAACTATTATCACCACAATGTTCATATCAAGAATGTCGAGCCAGGCAAAAATCTGAGGCTGGGAGTTTTTGATAGTAAGTGTACGAAGCAGAGTACCATCATCGCCGATAAAACCTCCGGTCAGGTCGTAAACTGCTATACCTCTTTCATTAAGCTTGTTGAAGTCATCAATTAATATCTCATATCCTGCTATCTGATCAGGTCCCCAGTCATTGAGCCTTTGTATCTGTTTGATGTCCGCAATTACATACATCTTATCCAGATCGCTCAGATGGGTGTTGTAGATCCCAGCCACAGTAAGGCGCCTTACTCTTATCTGTTCCTGAAAGAAGTATATAAAAATCTGCTGTCCCAATTCAATATTGAGCATATTTGCCATCGTCTCTGAGATTAGAATCTCGTTGGAAGTAGCAGTGTCAGTATATTGGGGAACGGTTCCGGCAACAAGGACGGAATTAAGGAAAGTGAGGTCGTACTCCGGACTTATGCCTTTGAGCAGTACACCCTGCATCTCATTATCTGTCTTAATCAGACCGGGCTTTGTTCCAAAGCGTTGTACTTTTTTGATGCCTGACAAAGCAGATATCTCTGCGGCCAGCACACTGTCGTATCTGATGGGGTTGGGCTCGTAGCTCAGATTGAAGTCGTAGTTGACAACCTGAATATGGGCTCCAAAGCCACTTATCTTGTCCCTTATCTCTTTCTTGAAACCACTACCTATGGCCATTGACAGTATCATTACGGTCATCCCAAGGATTATGCCGGCTATGGATACTTTTATTACCGGACCGGAAAACTTCCTGCCCGGCATACCTCCCATACTGATTCTTTTTGCTATAAAATACTCTGGCTTCAAGTGCTGTGGTTTTAAGCAAAGGTAATAAAGATTTCCAATACCCCGGGCAATGGACATAACTGTAAATGAAAAGTCCGGTAACGGGCAAACGGTACCGGACTATAGCTCATGCATTACAAATTTCTACAGAGCTATTCCCCGTATTCTTTTGCTTTTTGCTCGTAGTATTTCTTCAATACATAGAAGGCTTTTTTCTTATTTCCGGTCTGTGAGATTAGTCCTTTGCGGTTCCAGCCGTCCTGAATATCTGGCAACAGTCGTCTCGGTGACCTAAAGTCTGCAAGTATCCAGGGGGTAACTCCCCTAAGCTGTGGGATTCTGTCTATCATTCTGACAGTTTCTTCGTACAGCCATTCCTGGTACTCCTCTGTCCATATCTCATCCCTCTCTCCGTGAAAACCTTGAAGTGCGCCGCCTCCCAATTCGGAAATAATAACCGGCTTATCGTAATTGATCTCATACTCGTTATCCATAATCTGTGCAGGTGTTCCTGAATACCAGCCGAGGTATTGGTTAAAACTGATTACGTCAACATAGTCCTGTATCGGATCCTCTATGATCTGAACATTACGGCTTCCTGGTTTCTCATGCCTTTCAAGTGCTGCACTTACAAGCCTTACAGGGTCTGCTTCCCGCGTAGTACTGATCATTCTCTTAAGAAACCCGGTGCGCGCCGGTGATACAGGAGTCTCATTTGCAATAGACCAAATTATCACTGAAGCACGGTTCTTATCACGGGTAATCATCTCCAGCAGCTGATTTTCTGCATTGTTGTATGTCTCCTGATTTTCCCACTGTATAGTCCAGTATACTGGAACCTCAGACCATACCAGGATGCCCAGTTCATCGGCCAGGCGAACCATATTTTCATTGTGTGGGTAATGTGCCAGACGTACATAGTTACAGCCCAGTTCCTTTGCCCATCCAAGCAGTATACGGGCATCTTCAGCAGAATATGCTCTGCCACCCCTAAGTGGATTTTCTTCATGTATACTGATACCTCTGAGGAATACAGGTTTCCCGTTTACAAGGATATCCCTTCCTTTCACCGCTATGGTTCTGAAGCCAATCCTGTCTTTAAGTGTATGTCCGTTGTACGACAGGTTTACATCATAGAGGAAGGGCTTCCCGGGATTCCAGTATTGCAATTTTCTGGCTTTTATTGAACCTCTTACTACTCCATTTTCATCAGATACACCTGTAAATGTGAGTTTGGCATCGGGAATGTTCACTGTTACTACCTGACCGACTTTAGCCGGCCCATCAAGTTCTACATGGATTTCAATAAGTTCACTGTTGCCCTTGGCCAACTGAATATAATAGTCCTTTATATAGGTTTCCGGTACCTCCACAAGCAATACGTCCCTTGTAAGACCTCCATAGTTCCACCAGTCTGTATTTACTGTCGGGACTTTTTCAAGCCCACGTGCATTGTCAACCTTTACCACTATGAAATTTTCCCCTTCCTTGAGAAGTCCGGTGGCTTCAAAATTAAACGGTGTAAAACCTCCAATGTGCTTACCCAGCTTTTTGCCGTTCAGATAAACATCGCTCTCGTAGTTTGCCGCCCCAAAATAGAAAAACTGCCTTGGCAGGCCTGGAGTAGGAGTGAAGACAAATTTCTTGTAGTACCAGATAGTTCCCTCATAGTAAAAGAGCTTCTCCTTTTGTGAATTCCAATCCCCCGGTACTATAATATTATCAGACTTGTCAAAGTCATATTCCACTCTCTCGCCTTTGTGAGCCGGTTTGTGCGCAAGATAAAGGGCCTCGGCAGTATTCTGCCAGGACTGCTGATCCCTCACCTGACGCCTGTAATCATAATAACCGCTTTCATAGGGGTCAACTATGTATTTCCACATTCCATTAAGTGTGGTAACCTGCCTGTTTTCAATGTTGGTGATGAGGTTCTGCCAGGTCTGGGCATATATGAGACCCATGGCTGATTGCAGGAGGCAAAGGCCTGCAAGGATTGTAGTTGCTTTTATTTTCATTGCGTGTAATTTTTCTGCTGCAGCCGGTAAGGGTAGGGTTTGGATGGAATTTCGGCACAGACCGTAAAATTAAAATTTTCCGGCGAAAAGTCCGCAGGAAACACAATTGACCACTGGAAAGACAAGGGAGAAGCTAATACGAGGTGGTAGGTTACGGCTTGCAGGGCAGCCTGACCCGGAGGTCAGGCTGCTGTTATCCATAATAGATAACCTCCAGATCCTCTATAGTTATAATTCCCCCTGCTTCGGCCTTTTCTATCAGTTTCTGAGCAATTGATGCAAAATCCCGCAGGCGTTCGGGATAGTCTATCAATTCGATAATCATAGGCCTGTCCTCCGACAGTTCAAAGACCTTGATGCTCTGCTTTATACTCTGAGCACCATAGTTCATTGCCCCCTTACTGACTGTTGCTCCCGAGAGCTTGTACTTTTTAGCAGCGAATACAATTGCCTCGTAAAGAGGGCGTTGATACACCAAATCAGTCTCACCGACTATTATACGGAGCCTTGCTGCCTGGCCGTTAAGCTTCATGGTTATTTAGATTAGTTTTAAGTTCAAGTTAGGAACATCATATCACATATTCAATAAGTGGCGATAAAATCAACATCTGAAATAAAAAATATAAAAAACCCCAAAATAGCTCAATCAACATTAATAGCTTCCGGTTGGTACTTTGGAGAATATTATTAATTTTGAGGGAATGACATACTTTATGTCAGTTTTGAATCACTGAGTTTTTAACCTTTCTAAATACTTACGTCATGAAGGTATATCTGACTGATCAAATCAAGAACATATCGCTGCTTGGTAGCAGCGGCTCGGGTAAAACCACCCTCGCTGAAGCTATGCTCTTTGAGGGTGGTGTTATAAATCGCAGAGGTGATGTAAAAAGTAATAACACGGTATCGGATTATAACAGAGTAGAGCACGAATATGGTTTCTCGGTGTTTTCTTCCGTGCTTTACACAGAATGGTTGGGAAAAAAACTGAATATTA
The genomic region above belongs to Xiashengella succiniciproducens and contains:
- a CDS encoding transglycosylase SLT domain-containing protein; this translates as MRKVYSSLILLLILVFTGACNSGGQKKGGKEAAQKVPDLEEILTAGKIRVVTNYNSTNYFVYKGQPMGYQFELLQEFATFIGVKLEVTVNNDLQTNFEALQNGLIDIIASNLPVMRESEDYIAYTAPHSFSRQVLVQQAYSSDQKGSNNIQYNTLIRNQLDLAGKSIYVQKGSAYVQRLRNLANEIGDSIHIVEIPDYEVEQLVELVAAGEIPYTVCDENLAIVNLNFYPNLDVETPVSFPQKQAWAVNKNAPELLNAINNWMVSFTQTPRYQRIYQKYFLNKRSIHLVDAGFHSIKGGQVSVYDELIKEESQRFDMDWRLIASIIYQESRFIPDAESWAGALGLMQLMPETAERFGVQSITSPRDNIRGGMQLLQWLDERLALRVEDSNERLKFVLAAYNVGIGHVLDAMKLAEKYGMNPTIWNDNVDFFLLHKSDPKYYNDPVVEFGYCRGEEPYQYVREILERYDHYKNVMR
- a CDS encoding NUDIX hydrolase produces the protein MASWKLILKEALRPPLPGPAAHAKMLPDNAPEFSWNHDKSKGIQSSVLILLYPYEDRILIPFIQRPVYPGYHSGQISLPGGKCEDVDSSYWETALRETREELGIDTDEVEYLGQLSRIYIDRSNFFVNPQVGFLKYTPQFNPDPKEVAEVLKADITELATQPRVTDTMLHPTGIPVEMPYFNAGGKHIWGATAMIICELIQTLNTKYPAWINALHSCSGHTSPESL
- a CDS encoding ABC transporter permease, with the protein product MKPEYFIAKRISMGGMPGRKFSGPVIKVSIAGIILGMTVMILSMAIGSGFKKEIRDKISGFGAHIQVVNYDFNLSYEPNPIRYDSVLAAEISALSGIKKVQRFGTKPGLIKTDNEMQGVLLKGISPEYDLTFLNSVLVAGTVPQYTDTATSNEILISETMANMLNIELGQQIFIYFFQEQIRVRRLTVAGIYNTHLSDLDKMYVIADIKQIQRLNDWGPDQIAGYEILIDDFNKLNERGIAVYDLTGGFIGDDGTLLRTLTIKNSQPQIFAWLDILDMNIVVIIVLIVLIAGFNMISGLLILILERTNMIGILKAMGIQDMPLRKIFLYLASGIAIRGLVWGNIAGLSIALLQKQFGIFKLDPANYFLDTVPILINPSHILLLNLGAILAIFIMMIGPSYLAAKIAPVKAIKFD
- a CDS encoding glycoside hydrolase family 2 protein; translation: MKIKATTILAGLCLLQSAMGLIYAQTWQNLITNIENRQVTTLNGMWKYIVDPYESGYYDYRRQVRDQQSWQNTAEALYLAHKPAHKGERVEYDFDKSDNIIVPGDWNSQKEKLFYYEGTIWYYKKFVFTPTPGLPRQFFYFGAANYESDVYLNGKKLGKHIGGFTPFNFEATGLLKEGENFIVVKVDNARGLEKVPTVNTDWWNYGGLTRDVLLVEVPETYIKDYYIQLAKGNSELIEIHVELDGPAKVGQVVTVNIPDAKLTFTGVSDENGVVRGSIKARKLQYWNPGKPFLYDVNLSYNGHTLKDRIGFRTIAVKGRDILVNGKPVFLRGISIHEENPLRGGRAYSAEDARILLGWAKELGCNYVRLAHYPHNENMVRLADELGILVWSEVPVYWTIQWENQETYNNAENQLLEMITRDKNRASVIIWSIANETPVSPARTGFLKRMISTTREADPVRLVSAALERHEKPGSRNVQIIEDPIQDYVDVISFNQYLGWYSGTPAQIMDNEYEINYDKPVIISELGGGALQGFHGERDEIWTEEYQEWLYEETVRMIDRIPQLRGVTPWILADFRSPRRLLPDIQDGWNRKGLISQTGNKKKAFYVLKKYYEQKAKEYGE
- a CDS encoding DUF190 domain-containing protein codes for the protein MKLNGQAARLRIIVGETDLVYQRPLYEAIVFAAKKYKLSGATVSKGAMNYGAQSIKQSIKVFELSEDRPMIIELIDYPERLRDFASIAQKLIEKAEAGGIITIEDLEVIYYG